Proteins found in one Arachis stenosperma cultivar V10309 chromosome 8, arast.V10309.gnm1.PFL2, whole genome shotgun sequence genomic segment:
- the LOC130944358 gene encoding glutamate synthase [NADH], amyloplastic isoform X3: MGELIHSRFSTNTFPSWDRAQPMRVLGHNGEINTLRGNVNWMKAREGLLKCKELGLSENELKKLLPIVNTTSSDSGAFDGVLEFLVQSGKSLPEAVMMMIPEAWQNDKNMDPQRKAFYEYFSALMEPWDGPALISFTDGHYLGATLDRNGLRPGRFYVTHSGRVIMASEVGVVDIPPEDVCRKGRLNPGMMLLVDFEKHAVVNDDALKEQYSLSRPYGEWLKNQKIQLQDIVDSVHESERVPPSIAGVIPASGDDGDMENMGIHGLLTPLKAFGYTVESLEMLLLPMAKDGTEALGSMGNDTPLAVMSNREKLTFEYFKQMFAQVTNPPIDPIREKIVTSMECMVGPEGDLTEITEEQCHRLSLKGPLLSIEQMEAIKKMNYRGWRSKVIDITYSKDRGKKGLDEALDRICAEAHDAINAGYTTLVLSDRAFSRKRVSVSSLLAVGAVHQHLVKTLERTRVALMVESAEPREVHHFCTLVGFGADAICPYLAIETIWRLQVDGKIPPKAGGEFYSKGELVKKYFKASNYGMMKVLAKMGISTLASYKGAQIFEALGLSSEVIERCFAGTPSRVEGATFEMLARDALKLHELAFPPRVFSPGSAEAVALPNPGDYHWRKGGEIHLNDPLAIAKLQEAARTNSVDAYKQYSKIIHELNKACNLRGILKFKEAAVKISLDEVEPASEIVKRFCTGAMSYGSISLEAHTTLATAMNKIGGKSNTGEGGEQPSRMEPLPDGSMNPKRSAIKQVASGRFGVSSYYLTNADELQIKMAQGAKPGEGGELPGHKVVGDIAVTRNSTPGVGLISPPPHHDIYSIEDLAQLIHDLKNANPAARISVKLVSEAGVGIIASGVVKGHADHVLISGHDGGTGASRWTGIKNAGLPWELGLAETHQTLVANDLRGRTTLQTDGQLKTGRDVAIAALLGAEEFGFSTAPLITLGCIMMRKCHKNTCPVGIATQDPVLREKFAGEPEHVINFFFMVAEEMREIMAQLGFRTVNEMVGRSDMLEVDKEVTKTSEKLQNIDLSLLLRPAAELRPEAAQYCVQKQDHGLDMALDNKLIGLSHAALEKGLPVYIESPIYNVNRAVGTMLSHEVTKRYLLDGLPNDTIHIRFTGSAGQSFGAFLCPGITLELEGDSNDYVGKGLSGGKIVVYPPKKSTFDPKTNIVIGNVALYGATRGEAYFNGMAAERFCVRNSGAKAVVEGVGDHGCEYMTGGIVVVLGNTGRNFAAGMSGGIAYVLDMDGKFQSRCNQELVDLDKVEEEEDIITLRMLIQQHQRHTDSVLAKEVLSDFENLLPKFIKVFPREYKRVLAGMKSKEASKNASSPAAIAEEGSDEAELNEKDAFEELKKMAAASSNGKPSQKVEQAESSKRPSRVTDAVKHRGFVAYEREGVQYRDPNVRMNDWKEVMEESKPGPLLKTQSARCMDCGTPFCHQENSGCPLGNKIPEFNELVYQNRWREALERLLETNNFPEFTGRVCPAPCEGSCVLGIIENPVSIKSIECAIIDKGFEEGWMVPRPPPKRTGRRVAIVGSGPAGLAAADQLNKMGHTVTVYERADRIGGLMMYGVPNMKTDKVDIVQRRVNLMAEEGVNFMVNANVGHDPMYSLGRLQEENDAIVLAVGATKPRDLPVPGRELSGVHFAMEFLHANTKSLLDSNLQDGNYISAKGKKVVVIGGGDTGTDCIGTSIRHGCSSIVNLELLPQPPETRAPGNPWPQWPRVFRIDYGHQEAAAKFGKDPRSYEVLTKRFVGDENGVLKGLEVIRVRWEKDETGKFQFKEIEGSEEIIEADLVLLAMGFLGPESTIAEKLGMERDNRSNFKADYGRFSTSVKGVFAAGDCRRGQSLVVWAISEGRQAASQVDRYLTKEDTEYNIAHTKRQQQDLAKRQQGGSKYTVMT; this comes from the exons ATGGGTGAGTTG ATACATTCACGATTCTCAACTAATACTTTTCCTAGTTGGGATCGTGCTCAACCAATGCGAGTTTTGGGCCACAATGGAGAAATCAACACACTTAGAGGCAATGTTAACTG GATGAAGGCACGTGAGGGCCTACTAAAGTGCAAGGAGCTTGGTCTATCCGAGAATGAGTTAAAGAAGCTTTTGCCCATTGTGAATACAACTTCATCTGATTCAG GTGCTTTTGATGGCGTGCTCGAGTTTTTGGTTCAGTCTGGAAAAAGTCTTCCTGAAGCTGTCATGATGATGATCCCTGAAGCATGGCAAAATGACAAGAACATGGATCCCCAGCGGAAAGCATTTTACGAGTATTTCtcggctctcatggagccatgGGATGGGCCTGCTCTTATATCAT TTACTGATGGTCACTATCTTGGAGCAACATTGGATAGGAATGGTCTGCGGCCAGGCCGCTTTTATGTCACTCACAGTGGACGAGTTATAATGGCAAGTGAAGTTGGGGTTGTAGACATTCCTCCTGAAGACGTTTGTAGGAAAGGAAGACTAAATCCTGGCATGATGCTTCTAGTAGATTTTGAGAAGCATGCTGTTGTGAATGATGATGCCTTGAAGGAACAGTACTCTTTGTCACGGCCTTATGGGGAGTGGCTCAAAAATCAGAAGATTCAGCTCCAAGACATAGTTGACTCTGTTCATGAATCTGAAAGAGTGCCTCCAAGCATAGCCGGGGTGATTCCA GCATCTGGGGATGATGGAGATATGGAAAATATGGGAATTCATGGTTTGCTGACTCCATTGAAAGCTTTTGG ATATACAGTTGAATCCTTGGAGATGTTATTACTTCCCATGGCAAAGGATGGTACAGAAGCCCTTGGTTCAATGGGAAATGATACTCCACTAGCTGTCATGTCTAACCGGGAGAAGCTTACTTTTGAGTACTTCAAGCAAATGTTTGCCCAAGTGACAAACCCACCTATTGATCCTATTCGTGAGAAAATAGTCACTTCCATGGAATGTATGGTTGGTCCAGAAGGGGACCTGACAGAAATTACTGAGGAACAATGCCACCGTCTTTCACTTAAAGGCCCTCTTTTATCCATTGAACAAATGGAAGCCATTAAAAAGATGAATTATAGGGGATGGCGGAGCAAAGTGATAGACATCACATACTCAAAGGATCGTGGTAAGAAAGGGTTGGACGAAGCTTTGGACAGGATATGTGCAGAAGCACATGATGCAATTAATGCTGGCTACACCACCCTTGTGCTGTCTGATAGAG CCTTCTCAAGGAAACGGGTTTCTGTTAGCTCCCTCTTGGCCGTTGGTGCTGTCCATCAACATCTAGTTAAAACACTTGAGCGCACTAGAGTTGCCTTGATGGTTGAATCTGCTGAACCACGTGAAGTGCATCACTTCTGCACGCTTGTTGGTTTTGGTGCTGATGCTATATGCCCATATTTGGCTATAGAGACAATCTGGCGACTGCAAGTTGATGGAAAGATCCCACCAAAAGCTGGTGGGGAATTCTACTCAAAAGGTGAATTGGTCAAGAAGTACTTCAAAGCAAGCAACTATGGAATGATGAAGGTCCTTGCGAAGATGGGAATATCTACTTTGGCCTCTTACAAAGGTGCTCAGATTTTTGAAGCTCTGGGTCTTTCCTCAGAAGTAATTGAAAGGTGCTTTGCCGGAACCCCAAGCCGAGTTGAGGGGGCAACATTTGAGATGCTTGCTCGCGATgctcttaaattgcatgaattggcATTTCCTCCTCGTGTTTTCTCTCCTGGGAGTGCTGAAGCTGTTGCTTTGCCAAATCCTGGCGATTACCACTGGAGAAAAGGTGGTGAAATTCACTTAAATGATCCACTTGCTATAGCAAAGCTTCAAGAGGCTGCCAGAACTAACAGTGTAGATGCATATAAACAGTACTCCAAGATCATTCATGAGTTAAATAAGGCTTGCAACTTGCGAGGAATACTGAAATTTAAAGAGGCAGCAGTGAAGATTTCACTTGATGAAGTTGAACCTGCTAGTGAGATAGTTAAACGATTTTGCACTGGGGCCATGAGTTATGGGTCAATCTCATTGGAGGCGCACACAACATTGGCAACTGCTATGAATAAGATTGGAGGGAAATCCAACACAG GCGAGGGTGGTGAGCAACCATCACGCATGGAGCCTCTTCCTGATGGCTCAATGAACCCAAAAAGAAGTGCTATCAAGCAGGTTGCTAGTGGGAGATTTGGTGTTTCAAGTTACTATCTTACAAATGCTGATGAATTGCAGATAAAGATGGCCCAG GGAGCTAAACCAGGAGAGGGAGGTGAACTTCCTGGCCACAAGGTTGTAGGAGACATTGCTGTCACCAGGAATTCAACTCCTGGGGTAGGACTTATCAGCCCACCTCCTCATCACGATATTTATTCCATTGAAGATCTTGCCCAATTAATTCATGATCTAAAG AATGCCAACCCGGCTGCTCGAATTAGTGTCAAGTTGGTATCAGAAGCTGGAGTAGGCATAATTGCTAGTGGAGTTGTTAAAGGGCATGCTGACCATGTCTTGATCTCCGGCCATGATGGAGGGACAGGGGCATCCAGGTGGACTGGCATAAAGAATGCTGGGCTCCCTTGGGAACTTGGCTTGGCCGAGACCCACCAAACTTTGGTAGCTAATGACCTCCGTGGTCGCACAACTCTCCAAACTGATGGGCAACTCAAAACAGGAAGAGATGTGGCCATAGCTGCTCTCCTTGGTGCAGAAGAGTTTGGTTTCAGTACAGCTCCACTCATTACTCTCGGTTGCATTATGATGCGGAAGTGCCACAAGAATACCTGTCCTGTTGGCATTGCTACCCAAGATCCAGTACTCAGAGAAAAGTTTGCTGGAGAACCTGAGCATGTCATCAACTTCTTCTTCATGGTTGCTGAAGAGATGAGAGAAATTATGGCCCAGCTTGGGTTTAGGACTGTCAATGAGATGGTTGGCCGTTCAGACATGCTTGAAGTTGATAAAGAAGTCACTAAGACCAGTGAGAAATTGCAGAACATTGATCTCTCTCTATTGCTTAGACCTGCAGCTGAACTGCGGCCAGAAGCTGCTCAATACTGTGTGCAAAAACAAGATCATGGTTTGGACATGGCTTTGGATAATAAGCTCATTGGTTTGTCCCATGCTGCTTTGGAGAAGGGTCTCCCAGTATACATTGAAAGTCCAATTTATAATGTGAACCGTGCTGTGGGAACTATGCTTAGCCATGAGGTGACCAAAAGGTACCTCTTAGATGGTCTTCCAAATGACACCATTCATATCAGATTTACAGGAAGCGCAGGCCAGAGCTTTGGTGCATTCCTTTGTCCTGGTATCACTCTGGAACTTGAAGGCGATAGCAATGATTATGTTGGTAAAGGGTTGTCTGGCGGCAAGATTGTAGTATATCCTCCAAAGAAGAGTACCTTTGACCCAAAGACTAATATTGTAATTGGTAATGTGGCACTCTATGGAGCTACACGTGGTGAGGCATATTTCAATGGGATGGCCGCAGAAAGATTCTGTGTGCGTAATTCTGGGGCTAAGGCGGTAGTTGAAGGCGTTGGAGATCATGGATGCGAGTATATGACTGGTGGGATAGTAGTTGTCCTTGGAAACACTGGTCGAAATTTTGCGGCAGGAATGAGTGGTGGAATTGCTTACGTTCTTGATATGGATGGAAAATTCCAATCTCGATGCAACCAGGAACTTGTAGATTTGGACAAGgttgaggaggaggaggatatTATTACTCTTAGAATGTTGATACAACAACATCAGCGTCACACAGATAGCGTGCTTGCCAAAGAAGTGCTTTCTGACTTTGAAAATCTTCTTCCAAAATTTATCAAGGTGTTCCCCAGGGAGTACAAACGTGTTTTGGCTGGTATGAAGTCAAAGGAAGCCTCCAAAAACGCATCTTCGCCTGCTGCAATTGCAGAAGAGGGGTCAGATGAAGCAGAACTGAATGAGAAAGATGCTTTTGAAGAGCTTAAGAAAATGGCTGCTGCATCTTCAAATGGGAAGCCAAGTCAG AAGGTTGAACAGGCTGAATCATCCAAGAGACCAAGTAGAGTCACTGATGCAGTTAAACATAGAGGTTTTGTTGCTTATGAGCGTGAAGGTGTTCAGTATAGGGATCCTAATGTTCGGATGAACGATTGGAAGGAAGTAATGGAGGAGTCGAAGCCTGGCCCACTTCTGAAAACCCAGTCAGCCCGTTGCATGGACTGTGGTACTCCTTTCTGTCATCAG GAAAATTCTGGATGTCCTCTTGGAAATAAAATACCAGAGTTTAATGAGTTAGTATACCAAAATAGGTGGCGCGAGGCATTGGAAAGGCTTCTTGAGACAAATAACTTCCCCGAGTTCACTGGTCGGGTGTGCCCAGCACCCTGTGAAGGTTCTTGTGTCCTTGGCATTATTGAGAATCCAGTGTCTATTAAAAGCATTGAATGTGCTATCATAGACAAGGGATTTGAGGAGGGTTGGATGGTGCCACGGCCTCCCCCCAAAAGAACTGG GAGAAGAGTTGCCATTGTTGGAAGCGGACCAGCTGGGTTGGCAGCTGCTGATCAACTGAATAAAATGGGACACACAGTAACTGTGTATGAGAGAGCCGACAGGATTGGAGGGCTTATGATGTATGGGGTTCCCAACATGAAAACAGACAAAGTGGATATAGTTCAACGACGGGTCAACCTTATGGCAGAGGAGGGAGTCAATTTTATGGTGAATGCTAATGTTGGACATGATCCTATGTACTCTCTTGGTCGGCTTCAAGAGGAAAATGATGCTATTGTGTTAGCTGTCGGAGCTACGAAACCAAG GGATCTTCCTGTTCCTGGGCGGGAGTTGTCAGGAGTTCATTTTGCCATGGAGTTTCTTCATGCAAACACTAAAAGCTTGCTTGACAGCAATCTACAAGATGGTAACTACATTTCTGCAAAGGGCAAAAAAGTTGTGGTCATTGGTGGGGGTGATACGGGCACAGATTGCATAGGCACATCCATTCGTCATGGGTGTAGTAGCATAGTAAACCTTGAACTTCTCCCACAGCCACCCGAAACTAGGGCACCAGGCAACCCTTGGCCACAG TGGCCTCGCGTATTCCGTATAGATTACGGGCACCAAGAAGCTGCAGCTAAATTTGGCAAAGATCCAAGATCTTATGAGGTATTGACTAAGCGGTTTGTGGGAGATGAGAATGGAGTTTTGAAGGGACTTGAAGTCATACGAGTCCGCTGGGAGAAGGATGAGACAGggaagtttcagtttaaggaaATTGAGGGCAGTGAGGAAATCATTGAGGCTGATCTAGTGTTACTTGCCATGGGATTCCTTGGCCCTGAATCT ACAATTGCAGAGAAATTGGGTATGGAGCGAGACAACAGGTCAAACTTCAAGGCAGATTATGGTCGCTTCTCAACCAGTGTGAAAGGTGTCTTTGCAGCTGGCGATTGTCGCCGTGGCCAGTCCCTCGTGGTATGGGCAATTTCGGAGGGACGCCAAGCTGCTTCACAAGTTGATAGGTACCTCACGAAAGAAGACACAGAGTACAACATTGCTCATACCAAGAGGCAGCAGCAAGACCTCGCCAAGAGACAACAGGGCGGTAGCAAGTACACAGTGATGACTTAA